In the Streptomyces sp. NBC_00525 genome, one interval contains:
- a CDS encoding Uma2 family endonuclease, producing the protein MSALTVDPAPGQGQGQEWDDLVRIWEETDAPEGCKVEIIEGIVTVSPPPSKDHNTTAELLQRRLYSVIPEDWGIYQTLGVSVPGRAGLYIPDLVVVPRAVASGPGNRVPAEEALLVVEITSQANANHDRIGKVHGYAKAGVELFLLLDPWHSGRPTATLYGEPRSGTYRQLATVEYGEKLTLPDPFGLDLDTGIFPAG; encoded by the coding sequence ATGAGCGCACTCACCGTCGATCCCGCGCCGGGCCAGGGACAGGGCCAGGAGTGGGACGACCTCGTCCGGATCTGGGAGGAGACGGACGCGCCGGAGGGCTGCAAGGTGGAGATCATCGAGGGGATCGTCACTGTGTCGCCGCCACCGTCCAAGGACCACAACACCACTGCGGAGCTGCTCCAGCGCAGGCTCTACTCAGTGATCCCGGAAGACTGGGGTATTTATCAAACGCTGGGCGTCTCGGTCCCCGGCCGGGCCGGGCTCTACATCCCCGACCTCGTGGTCGTCCCGCGGGCCGTGGCGTCCGGACCGGGCAACCGCGTCCCCGCCGAGGAAGCGCTGCTGGTCGTCGAGATCACGTCGCAGGCCAACGCCAACCACGACCGCATCGGCAAGGTGCACGGCTACGCGAAGGCGGGCGTCGAACTGTTCCTCCTGCTGGACCCGTGGCACTCGGGCCGTCCCACCGCCACGCTGTACGGGGAGCCCCGAAGCGGTACGTACCGGCAACTGGCCACGGTCGAGTACGGCGAGAAGCTGACCCTCCCCGATCCGTTCGGCCTGGACCTGGACACGGGGATCTTCCCGGCCGGCTGA
- a CDS encoding acylneuraminate cytidylyltransferase gives MKQPTVLAVIPARGGSKGVPAKNLAPVGGVPLVARAVRACLASGEVTDVVVTTDAPAVAEAARTAAEALGESARLHCVQRPEDIAGDTATSEAAVLHALDAYEAMSGRTADVVLLVQCTSPFIAREDIDGVAAAVAREGADTAVTVAPFHGFLWRDGTALEDHNYGVNHDKRVRPRRQDRPEDLLETGAAYAMDATGFRTHRHRFFGHTALVRTDPARVLEIDDPHDLARARALAPLVDRAPLPTREDIDAVVLDFDGTQTDDRVLVDSEGRETVAVHRGDGLGIAALRRAGIPLLILSTEQNPVVAARARKLRVPVLHGVDRKDLALKQWCDEQSLAPERVMYVGNDVNDLPCFALAGWPVAVASAHDSVRAAARAVTTTPGGFGAVREIAAWLLGPTLNTTPTK, from the coding sequence ATGAAGCAACCCACCGTGCTCGCCGTCATCCCCGCACGCGGCGGCTCCAAGGGCGTACCGGCCAAGAACCTCGCACCGGTCGGCGGCGTCCCGCTCGTCGCCCGCGCCGTCCGCGCCTGCCTGGCGTCCGGCGAGGTCACCGACGTCGTCGTGACGACCGACGCCCCCGCCGTCGCCGAGGCCGCCCGCACCGCGGCCGAAGCCCTCGGCGAGAGCGCCCGGCTGCACTGCGTCCAGCGCCCCGAGGACATCGCCGGCGACACCGCGACCAGCGAAGCCGCCGTCCTGCACGCCCTCGACGCCTACGAGGCCATGAGCGGCCGCACCGCCGACGTCGTCCTGCTCGTCCAGTGCACCAGCCCCTTCATCGCCCGCGAGGACATCGACGGGGTCGCCGCGGCCGTCGCCCGCGAAGGCGCCGACACCGCCGTCACCGTCGCCCCCTTCCACGGCTTCCTGTGGCGCGACGGCACGGCCCTGGAGGACCACAACTACGGCGTCAACCACGACAAGCGGGTCCGCCCGCGCCGCCAGGACCGCCCCGAGGACCTGCTGGAGACCGGCGCCGCCTACGCCATGGACGCCACCGGATTCCGCACCCACCGCCACCGCTTCTTCGGCCACACCGCGCTGGTGCGCACCGACCCGGCCCGCGTCCTGGAGATCGACGACCCGCACGACCTGGCCCGCGCCCGCGCGCTCGCCCCCCTCGTGGACCGGGCCCCGCTGCCCACCCGCGAGGACATCGACGCCGTCGTCCTCGACTTCGACGGCACCCAGACCGACGACCGGGTCCTCGTGGACTCCGAGGGCCGCGAGACCGTCGCCGTGCACCGGGGCGACGGACTCGGCATCGCCGCCCTGCGCCGGGCCGGCATCCCGCTGCTCATCCTGTCCACCGAGCAGAACCCCGTCGTCGCCGCCCGCGCCCGCAAGCTGCGCGTCCCCGTACTGCACGGCGTGGACCGCAAGGACCTCGCGCTCAAGCAGTGGTGCGACGAGCAGTCCCTGGCGCCCGAACGCGTCATGTACGTCGGCAACGACGTCAACGACCTCCCCTGCTTCGCGCTCGCCGGCTGGCCCGTCGCCGTCGCGAGCGCCCACGACTCGGTCCGCGCGGCGGCCCGCGCCGTGACGACCACCCCCGGCGGCTTCGGCGCCGTCCGCGAGATCGCGGCCTGGCTCCTGGGCCCCACCCTCAACACGACCCCCACCAAGTAA
- a CDS encoding ABC transporter permease, whose translation MKKIDKERLLLGIAAPVLAIVVAFLVTALVLAATGKEPFNAFGIMFDYGLKSDSQVYILNKATTYYLAGLAVAVGFRMNLFNIGVDGQYRLAAFFAAALGGALTLPGALQIPLIILTAMIVGAMWAGIAGLLKVTRGVSEVVSTIMLNSIATAVIGYLLQQNRLGHLDEAGTKISTKPLPESSHFFEFPTTPTPIWGFIVVAVAAGIAYWFTLSRTRFGFDLRTVGQSGSAAEASGVNVRRMVITSMLISGGVAGLIGMPTLLNDSHEFSGDFPIGIGFTGIAIALLGRNHPIGIALGALLWGFLERGTGKLEFEGYDKEIVGVIQGVIVLCVVIAYEVVRRYGLKRQQSKVGAELAAQAARNSDQQEVSA comes from the coding sequence ATGAAGAAGATCGACAAGGAGCGGCTGCTCCTGGGGATCGCGGCCCCCGTACTCGCGATCGTGGTCGCCTTCCTGGTGACGGCACTCGTGCTCGCCGCCACCGGCAAGGAGCCGTTCAACGCCTTCGGCATCATGTTCGACTACGGGCTGAAGTCGGACAGCCAGGTCTACATCCTGAACAAGGCGACGACGTACTACCTCGCGGGTCTCGCGGTGGCCGTCGGCTTCCGGATGAACCTCTTCAACATCGGCGTCGACGGGCAGTACCGCCTCGCCGCCTTCTTCGCCGCCGCGCTCGGCGGCGCGCTGACCCTGCCCGGCGCCCTCCAGATCCCGCTGATCATCCTCACCGCGATGATCGTCGGCGCCATGTGGGCCGGCATCGCCGGTCTGCTCAAGGTCACCCGCGGCGTCAGCGAGGTCGTCTCCACGATCATGCTGAACTCCATCGCGACCGCGGTCATCGGCTATCTGCTCCAGCAGAACCGCCTCGGCCACCTCGACGAGGCCGGCACCAAGATCTCCACCAAGCCGCTGCCCGAGTCCTCGCACTTCTTCGAGTTCCCGACGACGCCCACGCCCATCTGGGGCTTCATCGTCGTCGCCGTCGCCGCCGGCATCGCGTACTGGTTCACCCTCTCGCGCACCCGCTTCGGCTTCGACCTGCGCACGGTCGGCCAGTCCGGCTCCGCCGCCGAGGCCAGCGGCGTCAACGTCCGCCGCATGGTCATCACCTCGATGCTCATCTCCGGCGGCGTCGCCGGCCTCATCGGCATGCCGACGCTGCTCAACGACAGCCACGAGTTCAGCGGCGACTTCCCCATCGGCATCGGCTTCACCGGCATCGCCATCGCTCTCCTGGGCCGCAACCACCCCATCGGCATCGCGCTCGGCGCGCTGCTCTGGGGCTTCCTGGAGCGCGGCACCGGAAAGCTGGAGTTCGAGGGGTACGACAAGGAGATCGTCGGCGTGATCCAGGGCGTCATCGTCCTGTGCGTCGTCATCGCCTACGAGGTCGTCCGCCGCTACGGACTCAAGCGCCAGCAGAGCAAGGTCGGCGCGGAACTCGCCGCACAGGCCGCCCGTAACTCCGACCAGCAGGAGGTGTCGGCGTGA
- a CDS encoding amidohydrolase, whose product MICPESAAGPSQDGTLPGALPDALRAELIAFRRDLHMHPELGNQEFRTTAALKARLEQAGLAPKVLASGTGLMCDVGTPGEDTRPMLALRADIDALPIPDSKTGVPYRSTVPDRAHACGHDIHTTAVLGAGIVLAELDRQGLLPNPVRLIFQPAEEVLPGGAPDAIASGVLEGVGRIIGVHCDPKVDVGRIGLRVGAITSACDRLELALDGPGGHTARPHLTTDLVTAAAKIVTEVPALLARRVDARSGLAVTWGRLEAGHACNVIPQHAELSGTVRCLDLAAWREAPDLVHAAIDEIAGLHRAKTVINYVRGVPPVVNDAASIDLLAGAMTARRGAYAIEDTEQSLGGEDFSWYLEHVSGAMARLGVRTPGDTRGLDLHRGNFDADEEAITVAAELFTASALLYVNQP is encoded by the coding sequence TTGATCTGCCCCGAGTCCGCCGCCGGCCCCTCCCAGGACGGAACCCTGCCCGGTGCACTGCCCGACGCCCTGCGCGCCGAGTTGATCGCCTTCCGCAGGGACCTGCACATGCACCCCGAACTGGGCAACCAGGAGTTCCGCACCACCGCGGCCCTCAAGGCCCGGCTGGAGCAGGCCGGGCTCGCCCCGAAGGTGCTCGCCTCCGGGACCGGGCTCATGTGTGACGTCGGCACCCCCGGGGAAGACACCCGGCCCATGCTCGCGCTGCGCGCCGACATCGACGCGCTCCCCATCCCGGACAGCAAGACCGGGGTGCCCTACCGCTCCACCGTGCCCGACCGGGCCCACGCCTGCGGGCACGACATCCACACCACCGCCGTCCTCGGCGCCGGGATCGTCCTCGCCGAGCTGGACCGGCAGGGGCTGCTGCCCAACCCGGTGCGGCTGATCTTCCAGCCGGCCGAGGAGGTGCTGCCCGGCGGCGCGCCCGACGCCATCGCGTCCGGGGTCCTGGAGGGCGTCGGCCGCATCATCGGCGTCCACTGCGACCCCAAGGTGGACGTCGGCCGGATCGGGCTGCGGGTCGGCGCGATCACCTCCGCCTGCGACCGCCTCGAACTCGCCCTGGACGGGCCCGGCGGCCACACCGCCCGCCCGCACCTGACCACGGACCTGGTCACCGCCGCCGCCAAGATCGTCACCGAGGTGCCCGCCCTGCTGGCCCGGCGCGTCGACGCCCGCTCCGGCCTCGCGGTCACCTGGGGGCGCCTGGAGGCCGGCCACGCCTGCAACGTCATCCCGCAGCACGCCGAGCTGTCCGGAACCGTGCGCTGCCTCGACCTCGCCGCGTGGCGCGAGGCGCCCGACCTGGTGCACGCCGCGATCGACGAGATCGCCGGCCTGCACCGCGCCAAGACGGTGATCAACTACGTCCGCGGCGTGCCGCCCGTCGTCAACGACGCCGCGTCCATCGACCTCCTGGCCGGTGCGATGACCGCCCGCCGGGGCGCGTACGCCATCGAGGACACCGAGCAGAGCCTGGGCGGCGAGGACTTCTCCTGGTACCTGGAGCACGTCTCGGGCGCCATGGCGCGGCTCGGGGTCCGTACCCCCGGTGACACCCGCGGACTCGACCTGCACCGCGGCAACTTCGACGCGGACGAGGAGGCGATCACGGTGGCGGCCGAGCTGTTCACCGCCTCCGCGTTGCTGTACGTCAACCAGCCGTAA
- a CDS encoding ABC transporter permease → MTATATSTPPPAAPKVSGGKSGRSRLSFPVLLLIIAGVLLALSAVRAITGAQDVTSAGQISAALAMAVPIGLAGLGGLWSERAGVVNIGLEGMMILGTFFGAWAGWQTSPWIGVLAGVIGGMLGGLLHAVATITFGVDHIISGIAINILALGFTTYFAKLWFNSGEAAAKGGSPKQSPPADEITSVTIPGLSDGLHSIEKHHWFFVSDLAGILGGLVTNLSLLTVLAVVLFVATFFVLWKTAFGLRLRSCGENPVAAESLGVNVYLYKYAAVIVSGGLAGLGGAFLSLVTSHIYNEGQTGGRGYIGLAAMIFGNWRPGGLAMGAGLFGFADALQLRNGGQSVHALLLLLFVVLVGIAGWKLYRKSYTQGVISAVVAAVVLVWYLGTDSVPTEFVSATPYIVTLLVLSLSAQRLRMPKADGMRYRKGQGK, encoded by the coding sequence GTGACCGCCACGGCGACTTCCACCCCGCCCCCGGCGGCCCCCAAGGTCTCCGGCGGCAAGAGCGGCCGTTCCCGCCTCTCCTTCCCCGTACTCCTGCTGATCATCGCGGGCGTCCTGCTCGCGCTGTCCGCCGTACGCGCCATCACCGGCGCGCAGGACGTGACGTCCGCGGGCCAGATCAGCGCCGCCCTCGCCATGGCCGTACCGATCGGCCTCGCCGGTCTCGGCGGCCTGTGGTCCGAACGCGCCGGCGTGGTCAACATCGGCCTCGAAGGCATGATGATCCTCGGCACCTTCTTCGGCGCCTGGGCCGGCTGGCAGACCAGCCCCTGGATCGGTGTGCTCGCCGGCGTCATCGGCGGCATGCTCGGCGGTCTGCTGCACGCCGTCGCCACCATCACCTTCGGCGTCGACCACATCATCTCCGGCATCGCGATCAACATCCTGGCCCTCGGCTTCACCACCTACTTCGCCAAGCTCTGGTTCAACAGCGGCGAGGCGGCGGCCAAGGGCGGCTCCCCGAAGCAGTCCCCGCCGGCCGACGAGATCACCTCGGTGACCATCCCCGGCCTCTCCGACGGACTGCACTCCATCGAGAAGCACCACTGGTTCTTCGTCTCCGACCTGGCGGGCATCCTCGGCGGCCTGGTCACCAACCTCTCGCTGCTGACGGTCCTGGCCGTCGTCCTGTTCGTCGCGACCTTCTTCGTCCTGTGGAAGACCGCGTTCGGCCTGCGGCTGCGCTCCTGCGGCGAGAACCCGGTCGCCGCCGAATCGCTCGGCGTCAACGTCTACCTGTACAAGTACGCCGCGGTGATCGTCTCCGGCGGCCTCGCCGGACTCGGCGGCGCCTTCCTCTCGCTGGTCACCTCGCACATCTACAACGAGGGCCAGACCGGCGGACGCGGTTACATCGGTCTCGCCGCGATGATCTTCGGCAACTGGCGCCCCGGCGGACTCGCCATGGGCGCGGGCCTGTTCGGCTTCGCCGACGCGCTCCAGCTGCGCAACGGCGGCCAGTCCGTCCACGCGCTGCTCCTGCTGCTGTTCGTGGTCCTCGTCGGCATCGCCGGGTGGAAGCTCTACCGCAAGAGCTACACGCAGGGTGTGATCAGCGCCGTCGTCGCGGCCGTCGTCCTGGTCTGGTACCTCGGTACGGACAGCGTGCCCACCGAGTTCGTGAGCGCGACCCCGTACATCGTCACGCTGCTCGTCCTCTCCCTCTCCGCACAGCGGTTGCGGATGCCCAAGGCGGACGGCATGCGCTACCGCAAGGGCCAGGGCAAGTGA
- a CDS encoding BMP family lipoprotein — translation MRRVSKISAAIAVTAALALTATACGESSDESSGSDDGKMKIGMAYDVGGRGDNSFNDSAARGLDKAKAEFGAETKELTAKTGESSADRDQRLQSLAEGGYNPVIAIGFAYKEAIDKIAPKYPKISFGLVDSVSDVKNVDNIVFTEEQGSYLAGVAAALKSKDDKVGFIGGVDLPLIKKFAAGFRQGVLDTKPKATVQIQYLSTGSDLSGFGSPDKGKAAAKGMLDKGIDVIFAAAGGSGAGSIEAVAGKKGAWSIGVDSDQALDPALAKYKDTILTSVVKNVDSGVYDLVKSVKDGKPITGTQTYSLAKGGVSLTPTGDHLKDIQAQLDEAKKKIVDGTIKVKTTT, via the coding sequence TTGCGCCGGGTATCCAAGATCAGCGCCGCGATCGCCGTCACCGCGGCCCTCGCGCTCACCGCCACCGCGTGTGGCGAGTCGTCCGACGAGAGTTCCGGCTCGGACGACGGCAAGATGAAGATCGGCATGGCCTACGACGTCGGCGGCCGTGGCGACAACTCGTTCAACGACTCCGCCGCGCGCGGCCTGGACAAGGCCAAGGCCGAGTTCGGCGCCGAGACCAAGGAGCTGACCGCCAAGACCGGCGAGAGCTCCGCCGACCGCGACCAGCGCCTCCAGTCGCTCGCCGAGGGCGGCTACAACCCGGTCATCGCCATCGGCTTCGCGTACAAGGAGGCGATCGACAAGATCGCGCCCAAGTACCCGAAGATCTCCTTCGGCCTGGTCGACTCCGTCTCCGACGTCAAGAACGTCGACAACATCGTCTTCACCGAGGAGCAGGGCTCCTACCTCGCCGGTGTCGCGGCGGCGCTGAAGTCGAAGGACGACAAGGTCGGCTTCATCGGCGGTGTGGACCTCCCGCTGATCAAGAAGTTCGCCGCCGGCTTCCGCCAGGGCGTCCTGGACACCAAGCCCAAGGCCACGGTGCAGATCCAGTACCTGTCCACCGGCTCGGACCTCTCCGGCTTCGGCAGCCCCGACAAGGGCAAGGCCGCCGCCAAGGGCATGCTCGACAAGGGCATCGACGTCATCTTCGCCGCCGCGGGCGGCTCCGGCGCCGGCTCGATCGAGGCCGTCGCGGGCAAGAAGGGCGCCTGGTCCATCGGCGTCGACTCCGACCAGGCCCTGGACCCGGCCCTGGCGAAGTACAAGGACACGATCCTGACCTCGGTCGTCAAGAACGTCGACTCCGGCGTCTACGACCTGGTCAAGTCGGTCAAGGACGGCAAGCCGATCACCGGCACCCAGACGTACTCGCTGGCCAAGGGCGGCGTCAGCCTGACCCCCACGGGTGACCACCTCAAGGACATCCAGGCCCAGCTCGACGAGGCGAAGAAGAAGATCGTCGACGGCACCATCAAGGTCAAGACCACGACCTGA
- a CDS encoding thymidine phosphorylase codes for MDAISVIRTKRDRGELTPEQIDWVIDAYTRGEVADEQMSALAMAILLNGMNRTEIARWTAAMIASGERMDFAALSRPTTDKHSTGGVGDKITLPLAPLVAACGAAVPQLSGRGLGHTGGTLDKLESIPGWRAHLSNAEMLDVLDTTGAVICAAGDGLAPADKKLYALRDVTGTVEAIPLIASSIMSKKIAEGTGALVLDVKVGSGAFMKNLDDARELASTMVALGTDSGVRTVALLTDMSTPLGLTAGNALEVRESVEVLAGGGPKDVVDLTLALAREMLDAAGLKDADPEKALTDGSAMDVWRRMISAQGGDPDAPLPVAREQHVIKASASGVLTRLDAYDIGVAAWRLGAGRARKEDPVQAGAGIELHAKPGDEVIAGRPLLTLHTDTPEKFDYALKALPDAYDIEPAGTPYTATPVVRERIA; via the coding sequence ATGGACGCCATCTCCGTCATCCGCACCAAGCGGGACCGCGGCGAGCTGACACCCGAGCAGATCGACTGGGTCATCGACGCGTACACCCGCGGCGAGGTCGCCGACGAGCAGATGTCCGCGCTGGCCATGGCGATCCTGCTGAACGGCATGAACCGTACGGAGATCGCCCGCTGGACCGCCGCGATGATCGCCTCCGGCGAACGCATGGACTTCGCCGCCCTCTCCCGCCCCACCACGGACAAGCACTCCACGGGCGGCGTCGGCGACAAGATCACCCTCCCGCTCGCCCCGCTCGTCGCCGCCTGCGGCGCGGCCGTGCCCCAGCTCAGCGGCCGCGGCCTCGGCCACACCGGCGGCACGCTGGACAAGCTGGAGTCCATCCCCGGCTGGCGCGCCCACCTCTCCAACGCCGAGATGCTGGACGTCCTCGACACCACCGGCGCCGTCATCTGCGCCGCCGGTGACGGCCTGGCCCCCGCCGACAAGAAGCTGTACGCGCTGCGCGACGTCACCGGCACCGTCGAGGCGATCCCGCTCATCGCCAGCTCGATCATGTCCAAGAAGATCGCCGAGGGCACCGGCGCCCTCGTCCTGGACGTCAAGGTCGGCTCCGGCGCCTTCATGAAGAACCTCGACGACGCCCGCGAGCTGGCCTCCACCATGGTCGCCCTCGGCACCGACAGCGGCGTCCGCACGGTCGCCCTGCTCACCGACATGTCCACCCCGCTCGGCCTCACCGCGGGCAACGCCCTGGAGGTCCGCGAGTCCGTCGAGGTCCTGGCCGGCGGCGGCCCCAAGGACGTCGTCGACCTCACCCTGGCCCTCGCCCGCGAGATGCTGGACGCGGCCGGGCTCAAGGACGCCGACCCGGAGAAGGCCCTCACCGACGGCTCCGCGATGGACGTCTGGCGCCGGATGATCTCCGCCCAGGGCGGCGACCCGGATGCCCCGCTCCCGGTCGCCCGCGAGCAGCACGTCATCAAGGCGTCCGCCTCCGGCGTGCTGACCCGCCTGGACGCGTACGACATCGGCGTCGCCGCCTGGCGCCTCGGCGCGGGCCGCGCCCGCAAGGAGGACCCGGTGCAGGCCGGCGCGGGCATCGAGCTGCACGCCAAGCCCGGCGACGAGGTCATCGCGGGCCGGCCGCTGCTGACGCTGCACACGGACACCCCGGAGAAGTTCGACTACGCCCTCAAGGCGCTCCCGGACGCCTACGACATCGAACCGGCCGGCACCCCGTACACGGCGACCCCGGTGGTGCGGGAACGTATCGCCTGA
- a CDS encoding ABC transporter ATP-binding protein produces the protein MELRGITKRFPGVVANHDIDITVRRGTVHALVGENGAGKSTLMKILYGMQKPDEGTIAVDGEQAVFSNPGDAIARGIGMVHQHFMLADYLTVLENVVLGSEKLYGIGDRARARIKEISDAYGLGVRPDAMVEDLGVADRQRVEILKVLYRGARTLILDEPTAVLVPQEVDALFDNLRELKAEGLTVIFISHKLGEVLSVADEITVIRRGTTVGTADPRNTTTKQLAELMVGSELPSPETRESTVTDVPMLTVDGLRLTATDPDGAVRAVLDGITFTIHKGEVLGIAGVEGNGQSELVDAIMGMRSPDEGTLTLDGTDISRTPTRKRREGGMAVIPEDRHRHGLLLEAPLWENRILGHVTERPNSRGAFLDIKAARTDTERIVRDYDVRTPGIDVTAASLSGGNQQKLIVGREMSHAPKLLIAAHPTRGVDVGAQAQIWDQIREARVEGLAVLLISADLDELIGLSDTLRVMYRGRLVADADPATITPEELGSAMTGAASGHLETPEEGGTAAATDDDTDPREGGEDR, from the coding sequence GTGGAGCTCCGCGGTATCACCAAGCGATTCCCCGGAGTCGTGGCCAACCACGACATCGACATCACCGTGCGCCGCGGCACCGTCCACGCCCTCGTCGGCGAGAACGGCGCCGGCAAGTCCACTCTGATGAAGATCCTGTACGGCATGCAGAAGCCGGACGAGGGCACCATCGCGGTGGACGGCGAACAGGCCGTGTTCTCCAACCCGGGCGACGCCATCGCCCGCGGCATCGGCATGGTGCACCAGCACTTCATGCTCGCCGACTACCTCACCGTCCTGGAGAACGTCGTACTCGGCTCCGAGAAGCTGTACGGCATCGGGGACCGGGCCCGCGCCAGGATCAAGGAGATCTCCGACGCGTACGGCCTCGGCGTCCGCCCGGACGCCATGGTCGAGGACCTCGGCGTCGCCGACCGCCAGCGCGTGGAGATCCTCAAGGTCCTCTACCGGGGCGCCCGCACCCTGATCCTCGACGAGCCCACCGCCGTCCTCGTGCCCCAGGAGGTCGACGCACTCTTCGACAACCTGCGCGAGCTCAAGGCCGAGGGCCTGACCGTCATCTTCATCTCGCACAAGCTGGGCGAGGTCCTGTCGGTCGCCGACGAGATCACCGTCATCCGGCGCGGCACCACCGTCGGCACCGCCGACCCCCGCAACACCACGACCAAGCAGCTCGCCGAGCTGATGGTCGGCAGCGAACTGCCGTCCCCCGAGACCCGCGAGTCGACGGTCACCGACGTCCCCATGCTCACCGTCGACGGCCTGCGGCTCACCGCGACCGACCCGGACGGCGCCGTGCGCGCCGTCCTCGATGGCATCACCTTCACCATCCACAAGGGCGAGGTCCTGGGCATCGCCGGTGTCGAGGGCAACGGCCAGTCCGAACTGGTCGACGCCATCATGGGCATGCGCTCCCCGGACGAGGGCACCCTCACCCTGGACGGCACGGACATCTCCCGCACCCCGACGCGCAAGCGCCGCGAGGGCGGCATGGCCGTCATCCCCGAGGACCGCCACCGGCACGGGCTCCTCCTGGAGGCCCCCCTCTGGGAGAACCGCATCCTCGGCCACGTCACGGAACGCCCCAACAGCAGGGGCGCCTTCCTCGACATCAAGGCCGCCCGCACCGACACCGAGCGGATCGTGCGCGACTACGACGTACGCACCCCCGGCATCGACGTCACCGCGGCCTCCCTCTCCGGCGGCAACCAGCAGAAGCTGATCGTCGGCCGCGAGATGAGCCACGCGCCCAAGCTCCTGATCGCCGCGCACCCCACCCGAGGCGTGGACGTCGGCGCGCAGGCGCAGATCTGGGACCAGATCCGCGAGGCGCGCGTCGAGGGCCTCGCGGTGCTGCTTATCTCCGCCGACCTGGACGAGCTGATCGGGCTCTCCGACACCCTGCGCGTCATGTACCGCGGCCGCCTGGTCGCGGACGCCGACCCGGCGACCATCACCCCCGAGGAGCTGGGCTCGGCGATGACGGGCGCGGCCAGCGGCCACCTCGAAACGCCGGAGGAGGGCGGGACCGCCGCCGCCACGGACGACGACACCGACCCCCGCGAAGGGGGAGAGGACCGATGA
- a CDS encoding N-acetylneuraminate synthase family protein — translation MSTSRLRTLGNRTAGPGNPVYITGEIGINHNGDLDKALALIDVAAEAGCDAVKFQKRTPEICTPRDQWDIERDTPWGRMTYIDYRHRVEFGETEYLAISEHCAERGIDWFASPWDTEAVAFLEKFDVPAHKVASASLTDDELLRALRATGRTVILSTGMSTPRQIRHAVEVLGSDNILLCHATSTYPAKAEELNLRVIQTLQQEYPNVPIGYSGHETGLQTTLAAVALGAAFVERHITLDRAMWGSDQAASVEPQGLTRLVRDIRTIEASLGDGVKKVYESELGPMKKLRRVTGVVAESDAAAPAAEPVAV, via the coding sequence ATGAGCACCTCCCGCCTGCGCACCCTCGGCAACCGCACCGCCGGACCGGGCAACCCCGTCTACATCACCGGCGAGATCGGCATCAACCACAACGGCGACCTCGACAAGGCCCTCGCCCTCATCGACGTGGCCGCCGAAGCCGGCTGCGACGCCGTCAAGTTCCAGAAGCGCACCCCGGAGATCTGCACCCCCCGCGACCAGTGGGACATCGAGCGCGACACCCCCTGGGGCCGCATGACCTACATCGACTACCGCCACCGCGTCGAGTTCGGCGAGACCGAGTACCTGGCCATCTCCGAGCACTGCGCCGAGCGCGGCATCGACTGGTTCGCCTCCCCGTGGGACACCGAGGCCGTCGCCTTCCTGGAGAAGTTCGACGTCCCCGCCCACAAGGTCGCCTCCGCCTCGCTCACCGACGACGAACTGCTGCGCGCCCTGCGCGCCACCGGCCGCACGGTCATCCTCTCCACCGGCATGTCCACCCCGCGCCAGATCCGGCACGCCGTCGAGGTCCTCGGCTCCGACAACATCCTGCTCTGCCACGCCACCTCGACGTACCCGGCCAAGGCCGAGGAGCTGAACCTGCGGGTCATCCAGACCCTGCAGCAGGAGTACCCCAACGTCCCGATCGGCTACAGCGGCCACGAGACGGGTCTGCAGACCACCCTCGCCGCCGTCGCCCTCGGCGCCGCGTTCGTCGAACGCCACATCACCCTCGACCGCGCCATGTGGGGCTCCGACCAGGCCGCCTCTGTCGAGCCGCAGGGCCTGACCCGCCTGGTCCGCGACATCCGCACCATCGAGGCGTCCCTCGGCGACGGCGTCAAGAAGGTGTACGAGTCGGAGCTCGGCCCGATGAAGAAGCTCCGCCGGGTCACGGGCGTCGTGGCGGAGAGCGACGCGGCGGCCCCGGCCGCCGAGCCGGTCGCGGTCTGA
- a CDS encoding cytidine deaminase — protein MTAAAFTDADWEALRAAARDAMSRAYAPYSGYPVGVAARVDDGRTITGCNVENASYGIGLCAECGLVSQLHATGGGRLTHFTCVDGAGEILVPCGRCRQLLYEFGGPEMLLETPDGLRTLDEMLPQAFGPAHLG, from the coding sequence GTGACCGCCGCGGCCTTCACCGACGCCGACTGGGAGGCCCTGCGGGCCGCCGCGCGGGACGCCATGTCCCGCGCGTACGCCCCGTACTCCGGCTACCCGGTCGGCGTCGCCGCCCGCGTCGACGACGGCCGCACGATCACCGGCTGCAACGTCGAGAACGCCTCGTACGGGATCGGGCTGTGCGCCGAGTGCGGCCTGGTCTCCCAGCTGCACGCCACCGGCGGCGGCCGGCTCACCCACTTCACCTGCGTGGACGGGGCGGGCGAGATCCTGGTCCCGTGCGGCCGGTGCAGGCAGCTGCTGTACGAGTTCGGCGGCCCGGAGATGCTCCTGGAGACCCCGGACGGACTCCGCACCCTGGACGAGATGCTGCCGCAGGCCTTCGGCCCGGCCCACCTCGGCTGA